The Rhinolophus sinicus isolate RSC01 linkage group LG13, ASM3656204v1, whole genome shotgun sequence sequence AATCACATAGTTTAAGATGTAGATTTTGTGGATTAACAGGGATCAATGATTTAAATGAAGAGGATTAAGTTTTCAAGGTCCCATTTCAGAAATTTTCCAATGGGTGGAGAACGATTTGGATACAATCTGCAATTAGAGCCCGTGGTGAGCACGtactcctcttcctccctcccaactGGAGGCAGAAAGGTAAATatagttgttgttattgttgatgatgatgatggtaactGAGAACATTACATAACAATGAAGGGGTAATTCTtcaagaagacatagcaatcctaAATATGCATGCACCTAACAGTAGAGCTTCAAAAAGCAAGAAGCAAAATTCTGATAGCGCTGAAAGATGAAATAAGCAACTTCACAACACTCCTGTCTCAGTAATGGAAAGAACAAGGAGACAGAAAGTCAGCATGGATATTATTACTGAGAGCTTAGTATGTACCACGTTCTATGCTGAACACTTGTATTTTCTCATTGGGTCAGCTCAGCAGCCTATGAGTAGGTATTACTGTCATCTTCagtttacagatgtgaaaactgaggctcagcgaggtTAAGTTGGTTACAAAGTTATAAGatagtggcagagctggtattTGAACCAGGATCTGTCAGATTACAGAGTCTAAACTCTTTTTCACCACATGTGCCACCTCCCAGGTATAGGGATAGGGCTGAAATTAGGGGTCCTCAACTCCTCTGAGAGCTCAGCTCTACTGAAAAGGATGGACCTTACCTGCCCTGCAAGGTGATCGAAATGCTGTCTGGGTCACTGCTGCATTCTCCCAGGACCACTTTGGAGACGCCAGTCTCGGCATTGGTTTCAATTGTGACACCAGTCAAGAGGTCCAAGGAAGCCTTCAGGTTGACTGTCTGGCGAACAAGAGGCCTGCAGGAAATAAGATTCACAGTGAAGACAGTTCTAGAAGGACCTTCACATTGCCAACATGGGTTCTTCCACCTGTGTGGACATTATCCAAAATATCTATGGATAATGTCAACATTGTCCATATTCTTTATGGGATTAACATATTTACATTAGGGGCTTCTTCTCCTGACTATGTGGGTTTGgtttatatgaaatttttatatagcaccacattaataattaaaattataataacagctaacatttattgagcacaaatTGTGCGTTAGGCagttttaaaaggtattttacctgtattaattaatttaatcattaCAGTAATACCATGAAGGAAAAGTACTATCATTATCTCTATTTCAGAATGCAAAAACATTGgtatagagaggttaagtaactctcCCAAGGTCTCAGCTAATGAATCATGGAATCAAAATGCACttaatttataaagattttatccACAGGTGCTCATTTCCCTATCTCTCTCTTTTACACCAATTACTatactttaaaattgtatttttcacgCGTGCCCTTTATGGTATACTATACATTACTGTATGCATTTATCTGTAATGTCTCTGCTATTTAAAGAGCATCTTGAGAGACAAAATAATGCTGGAGAAACTTTGCCAACAAGTTATAAGTGTTCATGTCTTCtcaatttttgcaaattttacagttagataaatgttttgattccagatatatatctttaaaaacttttaaaggtTAGAATTTTAGACTGGAAAGACCCCCTCACTTATAGATTAGGAGACTGAGGCCCAAGGCCACAAAGCAGTATGAAAAAGTGCCTGATTCCACTGTGGAGATCCGTCAGCTATGCtgcactgccccccaccccaccccaaatcccAGATTCTCACGCGTACTCACAAGATCAAGGTGACATCAGCGGTGATGGGGAGCCTCAGGGCAAGGCCTTTGCCGTTAGGAGTCAATTCGGCTTTGACATCCACAATGTGGGCATTGCTGATTTTCAACCTGCAAAAAGCAGAATTCCACCTTGTCACTCCTCATGACAACCATTCGCTGAGCACTGCTTTAGCCAGCCTTGTGCTGGGCATTTGGGCCTCCCTACCCATGCCTACTTCGGTCTTTCCCGCAGCCCTCTTCAGAGGTTTGGTTGGCTCCATTTTATGGCATGGCATACGAGGATCAGACAGAGGTGATTTCCCCCAAGATTCAAAAGGGGAATAATTGCCAGAGCCATAATTTGAACCCAGAACTGTTTGACTCCACGTGTAGAGCTAGCGGGTGTGAATTCCAGTTTTCTCTCTCCTGAGCAGATTCAAGCTTTTATTCTCAGCTATATTTGGAGAAGAAAGTCTCATTACTTGGAAAATGGAATTCAGGCACCAGCAAATAGATGGAGGTGAGAATGAAGAGAATCTTCACCCTGACCCTAAAATTACAGAATGTGGAAGCTGGAACCTATGCAGTGCCCAGATTGGCCCTGTGACCCCACCTTTAATTTACTCAAGTTCTGGTGGACATGGCCTTAGACCAACCTTAGCTCTGGAGGAAAAACAAGGTTTGTCACCTTTCTGTCTTTCATCTTAAACTTACATATCCCCACCAAAGATATGTGTTCCATTTTCTAGGAGCAAAGATCTCCACCATGAAACACCAACTCACCCCAAAGACTTATACTTAGATGAAATGATGTTAGAAATGGCATCGTTCACTGTTTTTTCAACTTCCTGGAACTTCTGCTTGGCCAGTTGCCAAAGCTTGGATTCCTGAAGCAAGGACAACTCGATCTTCAGTTTCTCAAGGGTAGCTGAAAAAACAATTGCTATTTAGTGTTAGGCACCACTTATGAAGCAGTTACTATGCGCCAGGTACTAGATAAGACTATTTGCCTATGTTATTCCATTTAATCTTTGTAACAACTTGATGAGGTAGGTATTgatattatctacattttacacatgaggaaataaagaatgaGAAGTTTAAGAAAtgtgcctaaagtcacacagctacgGAACCCCTGTTCCTTCCGTACTGCCTTCATATTAATATATACTCATTATTCATCAACAAAGTCATAAATCAATTGACCAGGAAATTGATAATGATTGTACACCAGATTCTAGTAGTGACTTGGGGGACGATTGCTCTAAATGAGATGTCCACTCAAGTTTGAAAAACTAAGTCAAACGAAATGGGAGAGTaaactaaaatacagaaaatctaGAATCAAGGACAAAATATGGCTCTAACTCATAAAAGTGGGAGTCCCAGGATAAACGCTTTGCAACAGGCCCAGAGAGCAATAACTCATACAGGAGCGGGAGGACAGAGTGTCTTAATGGGAGGTCTCCAGAGAAAAGAAGGATTAGACAGAATATATGACATGGCAGATGTAAAAGAGTGCATATTAAAAGAGTTAATGAATGATATGTGTGTAAAATAATTCAAGGCAATCACTAactcaaggaaaaacaaaagaccgtacaagaaaaaatatataatcatagcACTGCAACTTGTCTCTGCAAAGGACAATATCTACCTAGTTATAGCGATGCAAATAGAAAATGCCAACTTAAACAAAACTATGTCTGGTCCTATAACTCACTAGGTGACCTTGACCCAGACACTTCTGTTTCtgagctcagttttctcagcagTGAAATGAGAGACTGGGTCCCTTCTGTATCTTTGAAGGTTGACTGAGCCCTGACAAGATTTGAAAGGCAGTCACTTACAGAAGTTACTATAAAGGATGCTTGTCAATGTGCTGTTAAtatttccagaaaatgaaaagaaagcaaagttattttaagaaatcagaataaaaaggcgatgcaattaaatataaaagtggGTATACAGTTACCTAGTCTAGGTAGAGTTAATTTCCAATTAGTtaacacaaatcaataaaaaaaaattaaacaaccgGACAGGATAATATGCTAAGAATATGaacaaaatgtttgttaaaatatgtaaaaagctaaaaaatatttcttaaatgagtGGATTCTTCCATAGAGAAATGTAAAGTGAAATGAATTACGATCTTTCATCTATGAGACTGGCAAAACCCTTAAGTTGTCCATACCAGTGTCAAGGGAGTAGGAAGAAAAGTACTGTCATCGACTGTTgaagaaaatgataatttaaGGGATCCTTTGTCAGCATctactataatttaaaatgtgcGTGCCTTTCCAACTTTTGAAATctcacttttaggaatttatcctatgCATATATTGGAAAAAGTTTACCATGATATAATATGTAAGaggatatttatttaaacattgtttgtttatagaaaaataataagtaaatcaGCCAGGAACTGAATAACCAACCACCTTTCCCAGGAAACCACCCATACAGGGCAGCCCCTGGTAATGCAGGCATAGCATTTAGAAGGCCGGCTTCTGGGTGCCACCTGTTATCAGCCTTGTTGACTCACCGTCCAATGTTTTGTCAACAGTCTCAAGTCCTTTATCGAGAGCAGGTCTCACATTGCTCACAATATCATTCAGGTTGTTGCCAAGATCCTCGAGAACAGACCCAGAGGTCCCCGTGAGCAGGCCgcacaaaagaacaaatttcCAAAGCTGAAACATCTTGTCCTGACACCTGGACATTCATAGGAGAAACAGGAGTGAAAGTTACCCGGAGGGAAAAGGAATCTTCAATGAGCACTTACCACTCTTACACTTAACATTCCTTTAAGACGGATGTGATTGtctcctgttttacagatgggcagGCCAGGTAAGAAAGCTAGAGAAACTTGCCCAGAGACACACCCCCAGTGAGTGGAGGAGCTGCGATTGGAAAAGTCACACTTGACTACAAGCCCATGCTCTTTACACAAAGGTCCTTTCCACATGCTGGCTTCTTTGCCTGAaacatctgtctttttctttgcattttttaccTAAATTACTTCTTATTGATTCTCTGGCTTTAGTAAGACATCACACCCTCTATGAAGCCCATTCTAGGCCCCTCCTCAGAGTTTAGGGTAGGGGGCTCTGTCCCACCACTTTCCTGCTTTTGTTCTCGGATCAGAGTCCTGCATACCAATTACCTGATGACCTGTCTACCTTTACCATTAGGCTGTGAAGTCCTTAGAGGAGGAACTGTGAGTTATTTCACTGCTGAATCCCCAGCCCCTTGTAAAAAGCCTGCACCTAATACAGTACAACAGATCAATAGTTGCTGAATAAAagtatgaacaaataaatgggcACCATATCATGACCCTGCATTGCCCATCAGTTTGACACTTCTCTGAatataatctatatctatctcttAATTTTCTATATTGAAAATGTTACCAATCCAAGCAGCCCTATCCCTCTGCCTCTTGCCCTCAAAACCTTCAGAAGACTGCCTTGTAAGGTACCATCAGGGGGAAGCCTGTCACTCACAGGTTTGGAGGAGGATGCTCACGGACACTTGTTCCTCTGCACGGTCTCCTGGGATTCTTCTAGGTGGTGGTGGCCCTTATATTGGTGGCTACAGGATGGGAGATTGCCCATGGAAGCAAGCCCTGGTTCTGGGGCCATCCAAGGAGAGGCCAAAGAAAATAACCCCTGTTCAGGGTGAGCAGAGAGACTTCCATCCAAAGGTCACCTAGGATGCTTGAATTGGAATGGATGGATATGGGGAGGACCTTCTGCCAAGACTAAGACCGATTCTCATGGAGCCTCCAGCTGCCAAATTGGTGGCCATTGTGGGTGAGGGTTGGGGTAAAGACTAAGAGTGGGCAAATTAGAGAATTGTTAGTGAGAACCTATCGTGATCATCCATCTTAATTCTGTCATcatttggaaactgaggctcagagaggggaagcaacCAGCTTGAGGTCACCCAGCAAGACATGGACAGAGATCAGACCAGAACTGTGACCTACAGAGAGTCACAGTCAGCAAGCAGAAAGGTCATTCTGCCCTATCCTTCTCGGTGTCTGTGTGCTTTCTACAGCATCTCTCACAGTGGAGCCAGCCTCCATTTGAATGGTTGCAATGATGGGGAGCTCACTACTCTTTAAGCCTACCTATTCCATCTAGTTGGTAGAGTTCCTCCTGAGAGTGAACAAAATCTGCCTCCACTTTACCTCCATATGTGGGCAGcagtgaggcccagaaaggttaagcaCCTTGCCTGAGGCTGCACAGCCAGTGTCAGGAGACACACACCACAGCTTTATCCCTGGTGTCCGTCTGCACACTTGCCCTATCCACTCtactcaacacagcagccagaggcatGTCATTCAGCTTAAACCTGAAGTCCCACCATGCCCTGTAGGCGCCTGTTTCATCTGCTCACTGCCTCTCCAAACTCATCTCCAACTTCTCCCTCCGGGCCCCTACCTGTCTTTCTTCTATTCCAGAAGATTCTGACCTCTTTCCTGCTTTGGGCCTTTGCATAAGCCATTCTCTCTGCCCAGGACTTTCCTCCCCAACTGTCCCTAACTCTTGTTGTCACCTCTTCAGAAACTCCCTGACTGCTGACCTGAGGTGGCCCCTCCCCATTATCCCTGATTTCAGCTCCTCGATGGCTTCTTTCACAGCAAGTCAacacaatttgattttttttaaactttttaaaaattgattttaagtgtgtttttccaggacccatcagctccaagtcaagtagttgtttcaatctagttgtggagggctcagctcacagtggtccatgtggggatcgaactggcaacctttttgTTAAaggcactgcactctaaccaactgagctaaccagtcacccccacaatttgattttttaaaaacttgttctCCACCCTCAGCAAATTGTTACCACTCTGTGCTCTGAGGCTTTCCTCATATGTAGGCTTCAAAGACTCTGACCTGTCTCTAGAATGTTCCAAACCTCTCTCTAAGGCATCCTATGAAACCAGTCACTACTTGGGAAGGTGGTGAGGTCCCCATCACCAAATATGCTCAGAAATTGAAATAGATAACTGCTGAGCTCCTGTGGGACTTGACGTGACTATGAGCTGTGATTCTAAATTTTCTTGGTCTATTTGTTCAAAGACCACTGTGGCACATTTTTATGATTCTTCTTCTTAGGTTTTCTTTCTACCTGAGTCCAGATGCCCCACATGGATATCTTTCTCTTAGGCTTCCtatatctttccttttctcagcCTCCCAATCTCCCAGGACCCTAATTTCGACGTGCCGTGGCCCCCTGGAGCCACAGAGTGCTGGGTGCTGTCTCTCAGCACAGACTACGCCCCGAACAAAGCCAGCGTCCCCCACTGGCACTGGCCGCCTGCCTCACACAGCCAAGCTCTGAGGTAACACTAATTAGAAGTTCTCATTACCTGGGCATGGGTCTGGGAAAGAGGAACCTATCCTCTCACATGCAGCTCAAAAGTCCTGCTATGTAAGTCGCCATTCTCAGGGTCACCCACGTCTCTGCAGCTGCACTGTCCCCAGCTCACATGAAGACAGGACTTTGCCACACCCTCAGGGGCCCCTGTCTACTAAAGCATTTGGGTGACCCTCAAGTCTGGTCTACACTAGGCAAAGCTCCCGAAGTGGGGAGCAACCGTGCCCCCTTCTTCCTGAGGTCCTCTGGATCCCACTGCTCATAGTGTGTGTGGAACTCTTGAACAAGCTCATACATACTCACacgtatgtgtatgtgcatgtccACACACATGTGTGCCCATGCATGCAGGTGACCAAGGCAGCAAAGCTAGACTCATACACAACATCTCCCTGCCAGCAACGAGGAGAACTTTTTACAGAATCATGGAGACACGTTACCACTGTTCTGAGTGAAAGGACTCCCTACCCACAAAGGCGGATTTGGGTCTCCCCAGCTTGCCTGGGTCTGTTTTTTCCCTTAGATACTTTAGATGCTATTATCTGGCAAAGCCCATTGGAGAATGAAGCAAATACTAAAGAAATGAGAACATATATAATTCAAGTGCCTGGATATAGCTTTGCCCGAAGTCATATAACCCCAGATTTTTCACTTCTAAtacatttctccctccctctttttttatttttgcttaagcCCCTGTGAATTGGATTCCTGCCACCGAAACTCACAGCAGTCCTGACTGACGCACCCATTTGTAGACTCACATCGGTCTCCTCCCTTCTGGTGGCTGCTCGAAGGTCATACACGGCACTTGAAACATCGCAGACACCAAAGCCAGAGGAGAGCTTAGAGTTTATTAATTTAACCTCCTTGCTGGGAGGTTTGGGAAACCTATAgctcagagaaggagaaaggctcatccaaggtcacacagtgaccTTCAACccctcttgtttttctcttttattgcatAACTTTTCGTTTTGTTGGAATTTTCTACCCTGGGCtatagccttaaaaaaaaaaaaaagattgaacaGAATTACCTAGGAAActtgtttaaaatacagatgctTGCTCTCCAACCCTAAATAATCTGGGTGGGAGGCTCTGGGACCCCAAGAGTGGCCTGTGTGCCCTGGGGGTTGCCCCCTGGGGGTTGTTGACCAGAAATGGGAATGACTGGACTAGATGACTCAAAGGTGCCTTCTGccctgagttctatgagctgTGACCCCCATCCCAACATCTGGAGCCCCAGCTCAGCTTAGACACGATCCTCAGAACCCTGCAGCCCATGTGCACAGCACTTTACAGTGTAGCCTGACGGACCCATAAGAGCACACTGTTGATAATAACAACTGCCATTTATTTGGTACCTGCTGTGTACCAGGTGTTTTTCCTACTTCACCTGGTTTCATCCCCTTATAACCTTGCAGGGGCTGTTACTGTCCCTGTTTTTTGGATGAGGAGTGTGAGGCTCAGAAGGGAAGGACACCTTGCTCAAGGTCGTGCAGAAAGGAAAGAGCagagctggaaaggaaaaaaattaaaatcttcctCCTGGCAGATTGAGAACTGCTTGCTATTCCAGCTCATGGCCTTCTGGGGGCAGGAGCGAGTCACATTCTTCtgcccccagtgcccagcacccAGTAGGTGCCTGGTAGGGCCTGGTGCTTTAGGTACTTTCGCCATCAGTCTTCACGACAACCTGTGAGGAGATTTTGAGCCCCATTTTCcacttgaggaaactgagattcagaaaggaGAGGTGGTTTGCCTGGGCCTCACAAGGACAGGAACTGGACATTTGGTTCCCCAGGGAAGGCCCTTCCCCCAATGTCACAATGAGGCCAGCTGGCAAGACAGGAAAGTCCTTGGGCTTCAATATCCTGTTTATCCCCCAGCCTCTGCTGTTTGAGTTGGTTGTAACGCCTGGTGCATTGGGCCCATGTCAACCTGAAACAGGCCACAGGAAACTCAGGTAGGTGCCCACTTGGCATTCAGGCACACTGGCAGAGAGCTCAGGGACATTCTGTGCCTGTCTCCTCTGCTCACCCACCTGAGACTCAGCAAGGACCAGGTGGGCCTGTCCTTCATACGAACATGGGCAGGGCAAAGGGTGGGGTAGGGCTGGTGGCTCGGGAACTAGCTTTCCTCACGCTGACCATGGTTCTACTATTAGAGCACAGAGCAGGAAGAAGGCAAAAGCGTAGGTCCCCAAGTCTGGGCTAGGACCTGGAGTACCCAGTTCAGTAGTTTTACTTGGTGGCATTGGACCAGTCATCAAGACTCTCTTCCCTGGCTGCCTGGCACCCAGTTCCACAGTGTCTGAGGCACTTCTTCTTCCAGGTGTCAGGCACAGAGCTGAGGGCTATGCTGAAATCTTGTGAAGAGAGTTTTTTCCACCCCAGGAACACAGCCCAGGGAGCCGAGTGTTATGTGGTGATTTTAGACCTGGTGTTGGCCCCAGGCCTCAGttgccccatctgtaaaatggagtcaaCACCCCTGTGCCTGGATTCCAGTGgcaaaatggaaatcaaaagggTGCCCAAGGGGCTCTGAGGGGGGGTGGTCAGAGCGTGGCTCTAGGGTTGGGTTCGAATCCTTCGTTCTCGCTGTTGTTGGCTGTATGACTGGATGAGGGGTGTCATCTCGCTGAATCTCAggttccttatctgtgaaatgggaagagCAACAGGACTTACTTCCCAGGAGTGTTGTGAAGATGAGGTGTGATAATGCTTGTGGAAAGGTTAGCACGTGGTAAGCCCTCAATACACGTTAACAACAATGATGGTGTTATAATTATTGTTGGTTTCTGGTCACTTCACTTCTCTCCACCTCAATTTTCCCACCTATATgtcaaaattaaatgagacaggCATCCAATATGATTAGTGTTCAGTTAACAGCAACTACACTTCTCATTTTTGTGTGAAGTGAGGATCTGATGAGCTAAAATGAGTCAGGCCTCCGGGATACCAGTGTCTACCAATTCTGGCTCTGTTAGCTGCTGGTGTATGTGTGACCCTTAGTAGGCACAtttcctgagcttcagtttcccttcAGGGCCAAGTTAGGGAAGTCTGAAAACTGTGATCTCATGCACGACTGTGATTGATTGCAGGGACTGGATGGAGAATGCTCCTGGGCTTGGAGGGAACGAtcgattagtgatgtctgccatgagttcaggggagagaagagagaagcacCACTTTGTCAGTGCCGGACTAGGGGATCTCTAAAGGTCCCTCCAGCTTGGTGATGGGCACATCTACACTGCATGCTCGTGGACGGTAGGACTCTGGTGCTGGGGGATGGAGGAGGAGACCCCAATCTGGATTCCAGTCTTGGCTCTGCTAATAACCTGCTTTGTGACTCTGAGCAAGACGCTCGTTCTCTCATAGGGTTTCAGTTTCCTACCTACAAAATGAAGGGCGCACGCAGAATAGAAATTCCCTGCTAGACAGCTGACTCCTTGGGCTCTGAGAGGCAGAAAAGAGCATCAAGGGGCTACTTGCTGTGTTCCCACCATCCTGAGGGAGCCCACACTCTTGCTCTGGGCAGGAATGCCACCAGCTCCTGGGGCATGACCACTTCCTGAGGCACAAGAGCCCAGGTCACAGGGCATCATtcccagggcctggcatacagtacacactcaataaatatttattacagccTGCAGAAGCATTTTTCCCCTTATTGcgaattaattttaaatggacACATTACTTAATCTGTTCATTTTATAAGCCTGATTTTAGAGTTAGCATTGGAGATGTGTCCCAATCTTATCCCTTGTTGGCTCTGTGACAACAGACAAGTGCcctaacctctttgagcctctgttttttgtttttgttttttaccataaAAGGAGAATTAAAATGGTTTCTACCTCACAAGAGCTGCTGTGGGGACTAAATGAGGACATGTCAATAGAAAGCCCAGCCCAACCCCAGCTGGAGAAGGTGTTCCATGAATAATAGCTactatcattgttattattactgtaatAAATAGTAGTGAGTAGTGACCTAGCATAGAGTTTAGGAGCCCAGGGAAATCGGGAGGGTGACAGGGGCAGTGTGTGCAGTACTTACAAGCATGacaagcctgggttcaaattctggctctgtcacttactcgCTCCATGACCTTCCTCAGAAACTCAGCTTACTCATCTGTATAGTGGGTGCAGTAAGTATACCTACCTCGTAGGACTGCTCTGAAGAATACACCAGTTAACATCTATAAACCCTGGTAAGCACTCTCTAACGATTTGTTATTCTCATCCTCCCTCTAGAATGTTTGAGTCCCTGCTGTGTCCTCAATGCCATAGCAATGCCTTGTTCAATAAATGCTCATTTagttgtgtttattattattatacatggACTAGGGACCTTGCCCGTAGGTGACTTCCCTCAAGGGAGAGTGCT is a genomic window containing:
- the BPIFA2 gene encoding BPI fold-containing family A member 2, producing the protein MFQLWKFVLLCGLLTGTSGSVLEDLGNNLNDIVSNVRPALDKGLETVDKTLDATLEKLKIELSLLQESKLWQLAKQKFQEVEKTVNDAISNIISSKYKSLGLKISNAHIVDVKAELTPNGKGLALRLPITADVTLILPLVRQTVNLKASLDLLTGVTIETNAETGVSKVVLGECSSDPDSISITLQGSHSDVTKKVADTMASFLSKTVSFLIEKQMCPLVRIFVSTLDVEFVQNMIDKLQQGLTPQIFV